One stretch of Lacrimispora sphenoides DNA includes these proteins:
- a CDS encoding ComEC/Rec2 family competence protein: MKNFSIWKKIAACILFLNIVFTAFTTELLTPSVSAGELTMRGMGFGPALNIGPGSKIFNGGSLSLLSDYDNRQMLSMILQDKNGTLVVIDGGWDIDAAHLTEVLRSKGGHVSGWFITHPHSDHIGALVQILNNPDSQITIDNVYYSLADLSWYEKVEPSRNSMVNSLISALATLPAEKLHTVQKDQEIQLGQIKAKVLNNPYLLDVTSVNNSSVAYKFFLNDVSILVLGDMGPEAGELLAAERSAEDLKSDIVQMSHHGQYGVNQDVYSIIKPQIALWPCPLWLWNNDNGGGIGSGDWKTLETRKWMEELGVKVNYCIKDGDQIIY, translated from the coding sequence ATGAAGAATTTCAGCATATGGAAAAAAATAGCAGCTTGTATTCTATTTTTAAACATTGTATTTACCGCATTTACCACGGAGCTCTTAACACCCAGTGTTTCAGCCGGAGAGCTGACGATGCGGGGCATGGGATTTGGACCGGCTCTTAATATCGGACCAGGAAGTAAAATTTTTAACGGCGGCAGCTTATCCCTGCTATCCGATTACGACAACCGGCAAATGCTTTCCATGATATTACAGGACAAAAACGGAACTCTTGTGGTCATTGACGGCGGTTGGGATATAGATGCGGCCCATTTAACGGAAGTGCTCCGTTCTAAGGGTGGGCATGTATCCGGATGGTTTATTACCCATCCTCATTCAGACCATATAGGGGCACTTGTCCAGATTCTGAATAATCCAGACAGCCAGATCACCATTGATAATGTCTATTATTCCCTGGCGGACTTATCCTGGTATGAAAAAGTAGAACCTTCCAGGAACAGTATGGTAAACAGTCTGATATCCGCCCTTGCAACACTCCCCGCCGAAAAGCTGCACACCGTGCAGAAGGATCAGGAAATCCAGCTGGGCCAGATAAAAGCAAAGGTTTTAAACAATCCCTATCTTCTGGATGTCACCTCCGTAAATAACAGCTCCGTTGCTTATAAATTTTTCCTAAATGACGTAAGCATCCTGGTGCTGGGTGATATGGGACCCGAAGCTGGTGAACTCCTGGCTGCAGAACGAAGCGCAGAAGATTTAAAAAGCGATATCGTTCAGATGTCCCACCACGGCCAGTACGGTGTTAATCAGGATGTATATTCCATCATTAAACCTCAAATCGCCCTCTGGCCCTGTCCGCTCTGGCTGTGGAATAACGACAACGGCGGCGGAATCGGCAGCGGGGACTGGAAAACACTTGAAACCAGGAAATGGATGGAAGAGCTGGGAGTAAAGGTAAATTATTGCATTAAAGACGGAGACCAGATCATCTATTAA
- the tilS gene encoding tRNA lysidine(34) synthetase TilS has protein sequence MYRTILDYIRRNRLFSPGDRVIVALSGGADSVCLLVVLNELKEVLGLELKAVHVHHGLRGKEADRDSDYAGKLSESMGVPFACVRVDAALYAREHGMSVEEAGRHLRYQIFEKECLDFSGTKIAVAHHRDDQAETILYNLFRGSGLKGLGGMRPVRDKIVRPLLSVGREEILAYLAEKGISYCEDSTNAQTDYVRNRIRSQILPEIREEVNSRAGENILHAGEMAAQADAYLEKQAEGILKAWGVGETDEAGTITARGVDTKALLAEDDIIKNYVIRIMIRSVNESMKDITMTHVESAAALLFGSSGRQVDLPCGLIAVRIFDELWIKRKKQEGLVDKEKTVFLPELEFKIFPYKKGQEIPKNGYTKWFDYDKIKCALSVRYRKTGDYMTLAGGGRKTVKEFMIHEKIPREEREKIPLVADGSHVLWVIGYRISEYYKITDDTRTVIQMQLDGGKNNG, from the coding sequence ATGTACAGAACGATATTAGATTATATCAGACGGAACCGGCTGTTTTCTCCGGGGGACCGCGTCATTGTGGCGCTTTCCGGAGGAGCCGATTCGGTCTGTCTTCTTGTAGTCTTAAACGAGCTTAAGGAAGTGCTGGGGCTGGAATTAAAGGCGGTTCATGTCCATCACGGCTTAAGGGGGAAAGAGGCAGACAGAGACAGCGATTACGCTGGTAAGCTTTCAGAATCGATGGGAGTGCCGTTTGCCTGTGTCCGGGTGGATGCAGCCCTTTATGCCAGGGAACATGGTATGTCAGTAGAAGAGGCAGGAAGGCATTTGCGTTACCAGATCTTTGAGAAGGAGTGCCTTGACTTTTCAGGGACAAAAATAGCGGTGGCCCATCACAGGGATGATCAGGCGGAGACCATTCTTTATAACCTATTCCGGGGGAGCGGGTTAAAAGGGCTTGGAGGAATGCGCCCGGTACGGGACAAAATTGTCCGCCCGCTGCTGTCAGTTGGAAGGGAGGAAATTCTTGCATATCTGGCGGAAAAAGGGATATCTTATTGTGAGGACTCTACCAATGCCCAGACGGATTATGTGAGGAATCGCATTAGAAGCCAGATTTTGCCGGAGATCAGGGAAGAAGTCAACAGTCGTGCAGGGGAAAACATCCTTCACGCAGGAGAGATGGCTGCACAGGCAGATGCGTATCTGGAAAAGCAGGCAGAAGGCATATTAAAAGCCTGGGGAGTCGGGGAAACGGATGAGGCCGGAACAATAACGGCGCGGGGAGTTGATACAAAGGCTCTTTTGGCGGAAGATGACATTATAAAGAACTATGTGATCCGGATCATGATCCGGTCTGTCAATGAATCCATGAAGGATATTACGATGACTCACGTGGAAAGCGCAGCAGCGCTTCTTTTTGGTTCTTCCGGCAGGCAGGTGGATCTGCCCTGCGGGCTTATTGCTGTGCGTATTTTTGATGAATTGTGGATAAAAAGGAAAAAGCAAGAAGGATTGGTGGATAAGGAAAAGACTGTTTTTCTTCCAGAACTGGAATTTAAGATCTTTCCCTACAAAAAAGGTCAGGAAATTCCCAAAAACGGGTATACGAAATGGTTTGATTATGATAAAATCAAGTGTGCGCTGTCTGTTAGGTATCGAAAAACCGGGGATTACATGACACTGGCCGGGGGCGGCAGAAAAACCGTCAAGGAATTTATGATTCATGAGAAGATACCGAGAGAGGAACGGGAAAAAATACCGCTTGTAGCGGATGGTTCCCATGTCCTCTGGGTCATCGGATACCGGATCAGTGAATATTATAAGATAACAGATGATACCCGTACAGTAATACAAATGCAGTTAGACGGAGGAAAAAACAATGGATGA
- the yabP gene encoding sporulation protein YabP codes for MEEKVNIRPHRLTIENRGSGTMTGIREVVSFDENQVVLDTDMGLLTLKGKGLHVSRLTLEKGEVDLNGNIESLTYSSNEALRRSGESMISRLFK; via the coding sequence ATGGAAGAAAAGGTGAATATCCGTCCTCACAGGCTCACAATAGAAAACCGGGGTTCCGGTACGATGACAGGAATACGGGAAGTGGTGTCCTTTGATGAAAACCAGGTAGTTCTTGATACGGACATGGGACTTTTGACTTTAAAGGGAAAGGGGCTTCACGTCAGCCGCCTGACTCTGGAAAAAGGGGAAGTGGATTTAAACGGCAATATTGAAAGTCTTACCTATTCCTCCAATGAAGCTCTGCGCAGGTCAGGGGAATCCATGATTTCCAGGCTGTTTAAATAA
- the hpt gene encoding hypoxanthine phosphoribosyltransferase — protein sequence MDDKIRILLSEEEVAARVKEIAEEIRRDYDGKPLHLICILKGGVFFTCELAKRINLPLTMDFMSVSSYGAGTVSSGIVKITKDLDDPIEGKDVLIVEDIIDSGNTLAYLIEVLKQRNPNSIELCTLLDKPERRVKDQVKVKYTCFTVPDQFIVGYGLDYDQIYRNLPYIGVIEQQ from the coding sequence ATGGATGATAAGATACGTATATTGTTATCAGAGGAAGAAGTAGCGGCAAGGGTAAAAGAAATAGCAGAAGAGATCAGAAGAGATTATGATGGAAAACCACTTCATTTGATTTGTATTTTAAAGGGTGGTGTTTTCTTTACCTGTGAGCTTGCAAAGCGGATCAATCTGCCTCTTACCATGGATTTCATGTCCGTATCCAGTTACGGCGCCGGAACGGTGTCCAGCGGAATCGTTAAGATCACCAAAGACCTTGATGATCCCATTGAAGGAAAGGATGTATTGATCGTGGAAGATATCATTGATTCCGGCAATACCCTGGCCTATCTGATTGAGGTATTAAAGCAGAGGAATCCAAACAGCATTGAGCTGTGTACCCTTCTTGATAAACCGGAGCGCCGGGTGAAGGATCAGGTCAAGGTGAAATATACCTGTTTTACCGTACCGGATCAATTTATCGTTGGATATGGCCTTGACTACGATCAGATATACAGGAATTTACCATATATTGGAGTTATAGAACAGCAATAA
- a CDS encoding HU family DNA-binding protein, whose amino-acid sequence MLHSRRKISMNKAELIAAVAEKAELSKKDAEKAVKALTDVISEELVKGEKIQLVGFGTFEVSERAAREGRNPKSGEVMNIPASKTPKFKAGKALKDMVNA is encoded by the coding sequence GTGCTACATTCTAGGAGGAAGATATCAATGAACAAAGCAGAGTTAATCGCAGCAGTCGCAGAAAAAGCAGAGCTGTCCAAAAAGGATGCAGAGAAGGCAGTTAAAGCTTTAACAGATGTAATATCTGAAGAACTGGTTAAAGGCGAGAAGATCCAGTTAGTTGGTTTTGGTACATTTGAGGTATCTGAAAGAGCGGCAAGAGAGGGAAGAAATCCAAAGAGCGGCGAAGTTATGAACATCCCTGCTTCCAAGACACCAAAATTTAAAGCTGGAAAGGCTTTAAAGGATATGGTGAACGCTTAA
- a CDS encoding MazG nucleotide pyrophosphohydrolase domain-containing protein → MYTFEDLVNITNKLRSEKGCSWDREQTYESLKKCLEEESREVLNAIDHEDMENLCEELGDILFLVMLYSQIAKERGDFSTDDVVNGICKKMIRRHPHVFGGENAGLQLEGQALWEAIKKQEKALQKCEKP, encoded by the coding sequence ATGTATACTTTTGAAGATTTAGTAAATATTACAAATAAACTGCGATCCGAAAAAGGCTGTTCCTGGGACAGGGAGCAGACCTATGAAAGTCTGAAAAAATGCCTTGAAGAGGAAAGCAGGGAGGTTCTTAATGCCATTGATCATGAGGATATGGAAAACCTTTGCGAAGAACTGGGTGATATCCTTTTTCTGGTAATGCTTTACAGCCAGATTGCAAAGGAGCGGGGAGATTTTTCCACTGATGATGTGGTAAACGGAATCTGTAAAAAAATGATACGCAGACACCCCCATGTTTTTGGCGGAGAAAATGCTGGTTTGCAGCTGGAGGGACAAGCGCTTTGGGAGGCAATAAAAAAGCAGGAGAAAGCCTTACAAAAGTGCGAAAAACCTTGA
- a CDS encoding RNA-binding S4 domain-containing protein has product MRLDKFLKVSRLIKRRTVANEACDAGRVLVGGKPAKASLNIKEGDIIEIHFGTSSVKVEVLDVAETVKKEEAKELYRYL; this is encoded by the coding sequence ATGAGACTGGATAAGTTTCTCAAGGTTTCTCGTCTGATCAAGAGAAGAACCGTAGCGAACGAAGCCTGTGATGCAGGACGTGTGCTTGTAGGTGGAAAGCCTGCGAAAGCTTCTTTAAACATTAAGGAAGGCGACATCATAGAGATCCATTTTGGGACTAGCTCTGTAAAGGTTGAGGTTCTTGATGTAGCGGAAACGGTTAAAAAGGAAGAAGCGAAAGAACTTTATCGCTATCTCTAG
- a CDS encoding glycoside hydrolase family 13 protein, which yields MCFQAEALNRDALFTDETESFRFPAEPRVGDDVILIFRTAKDNVDQVCYIQEGLSGETVMDRAESDGQFDYYKHRLTAGEEKISYSFKVYKGREVCCYNRLGVSGDNPEGFCFRIVPGFSTPDWAKGAVMYQIYVDRFCNGDVTNDVADGEYVYIGHPVSKVQDWGKYPNQMDVRYFYGGDLQGVWNKLDYLKSLGVDVIYFNPIFVSPSNHKYDSQDYDYIDPHYGLIVKDGGQPVAADAVDNRLAEKYMIRTTDKENLEASNEFFARFVKEVHKRGMRVILDGVFNHCGSFNKWLDGERLYEMSGTYEPGAYVSKDSPYRTFFKFYDEEAWPYNGSYDGWWGHATLPKLNYEDSRTLYEYILQIARKWVSPPYNVDGWRLDVAADLGHSSEYNHKFWRDFRKAVKEANPEAIVLAEHYGDPSSWLQGDQWDTVMNYDAFMEPVTWFLTGMEKHSDERNPSLFGDGESFFKSMNYHMSRMMTGSIQVAMNELSNHDHSRFMTRTNGRVGRTSTLGPEAASQGINNGIFREAVMIQMTWPGAPTIYYGDEAGVCGWTDPDNRRTYPWGREDLELIEFHRYMTGLHHSIPALRLGSLKQLLAGRHLISYGRFLKDSICAVAVNNLPEERQIGIPVWQLGMEDGEIMSRYMLTYENGYNVGKIPYEVKDGQVLVSMPGTSSVLLVAERE from the coding sequence ATGTGCTTCCAGGCTGAGGCGTTAAATAGAGATGCATTATTTACTGATGAGACAGAAAGTTTCCGATTCCCGGCAGAGCCCCGTGTGGGAGATGATGTGATTCTGATTTTCCGGACGGCAAAGGACAATGTGGACCAGGTTTGTTATATCCAGGAGGGGTTAAGCGGAGAGACGGTCATGGATAGGGCAGAGTCTGACGGCCAGTTCGATTATTATAAACATAGATTGACGGCAGGAGAAGAGAAAATCAGCTACAGCTTTAAAGTGTATAAGGGCAGAGAAGTCTGCTGCTATAACCGGCTGGGTGTTTCCGGGGATAATCCGGAAGGGTTTTGCTTCCGCATTGTACCCGGTTTTTCCACTCCTGACTGGGCCAAAGGAGCCGTCATGTATCAGATTTACGTAGACCGGTTCTGCAACGGTGATGTGACCAATGATGTGGCAGACGGAGAGTACGTATATATTGGCCATCCGGTATCCAAGGTACAGGACTGGGGGAAATATCCCAACCAGATGGATGTGAGGTATTTTTACGGCGGCGATTTACAGGGAGTATGGAATAAGCTGGATTATTTAAAGAGTCTTGGTGTTGATGTAATCTATTTTAATCCCATTTTTGTATCACCATCCAATCATAAGTATGACAGCCAGGATTATGATTACATTGATCCCCATTACGGCCTGATCGTTAAGGATGGAGGGCAGCCGGTAGCGGCCGATGCAGTGGATAACCGGCTCGCTGAAAAATACATGATCCGTACCACAGATAAAGAGAATTTAGAAGCCAGCAATGAATTTTTCGCCCGGTTTGTTAAAGAGGTGCACAAACGAGGGATGAGGGTCATCCTGGATGGGGTATTTAATCATTGCGGTTCTTTTAATAAATGGCTGGATGGAGAACGGCTCTATGAGATGTCCGGAACGTACGAGCCGGGAGCCTATGTGTCAAAGGACAGCCCATACCGGACATTTTTTAAATTTTACGACGAAGAAGCCTGGCCTTATAATGGTTCCTACGACGGCTGGTGGGGGCATGCAACCCTTCCAAAGCTGAATTATGAGGACTCCAGGACTTTGTATGAGTATATCCTGCAGATCGCCAGAAAGTGGGTATCGCCACCCTACAATGTAGATGGATGGCGGCTTGATGTTGCGGCAGATTTAGGACACAGCAGCGAATACAACCATAAGTTCTGGAGAGATTTCCGCAAGGCGGTAAAGGAGGCCAATCCGGAGGCTATTGTGCTTGCTGAGCATTACGGGGACCCGTCCAGCTGGCTCCAGGGGGACCAGTGGGATACGGTCATGAACTATGATGCTTTCATGGAGCCCGTAACCTGGTTTTTGACAGGCATGGAAAAGCACAGCGACGAAAGAAACCCCAGTCTGTTCGGAGATGGAGAAAGTTTCTTTAAGTCTATGAATTACCATATGAGCCGCATGATGACAGGTTCCATACAGGTAGCCATGAATGAGCTGTCAAATCATGATCATTCCCGTTTTATGACCAGAACCAACGGCCGGGTGGGACGGACTTCCACTCTGGGCCCGGAAGCAGCCTCTCAGGGCATCAACAATGGAATTTTCAGGGAAGCGGTTATGATCCAGATGACCTGGCCCGGCGCTCCCACAATTTATTACGGAGACGAGGCCGGTGTCTGCGGGTGGACGGATCCGGATAACCGGAGAACCTATCCCTGGGGCCGGGAGGATTTAGAACTGATCGAGTTTCACCGGTATATGACCGGACTTCATCACAGCATACCGGCATTGCGCCTTGGGTCCTTAAAACAGCTTCTGGCCGGGAGACACCTTATTTCTTATGGGCGTTTCTTAAAGGACAGCATTTGCGCCGTAGCGGTCAACAATCTTCCGGAAGAACGGCAGATCGGGATCCCTGTATGGCAGTTGGGTATGGAGGACGGGGAAATCATGTCCCGGTACATGCTAACCTATGAAAACGGGTATAATGTAGGTAAAATTCCTTATGAGGTGAAAGACGGTCAGGTGCTTGTCTCCATGCCGGGAACAAGCTCTGTTTTGCTGGTAGCTGAGCGGGAATAG
- the yabQ gene encoding spore cortex biosynthesis protein YabQ yields the protein MSVHIVYEVKLLLYSFLTGAGLMITYDLLRIFRIFIPHSYVFIGIEDMIYWVYAALVTFSLLYEQNDGGLRGYAVAGVFIGMFLYDKIISRHFIKLLKHFRIYLKIKVNGCNRRKNRH from the coding sequence ATGAGCGTTCATATCGTATACGAAGTAAAACTTCTGCTCTACAGCTTTTTAACAGGCGCAGGGCTTATGATAACATATGACCTGTTACGCATTTTCCGTATTTTTATTCCTCATTCCTATGTGTTTATAGGAATAGAGGACATGATATACTGGGTTTATGCGGCCTTAGTCACGTTTTCTCTGCTGTATGAACAGAATGACGGAGGATTAAGAGGGTACGCCGTTGCTGGAGTATTTATAGGAATGTTTTTATATGATAAAATAATAAGCAGACATTTCATAAAACTCTTGAAACATTTCCGAATATATCTTAAAATAAAGGTGAATGGTTGTAACCGAAGAAAGAACCGGCATTAA
- a CDS encoding SpoIIE family protein phosphatase has protein sequence MFRRKAAHHDMADVNVYTAKRLNDMASSLGELAKACTDDLSAEQGLTKEDGIAALETAAAMVCAGCNKCIVYSGKEQDNQYYLQYLVRAFEQKGSVDYGDMPRFFLETCKRKDDYMVQLNRGLGKATMNLAWKNRFLESRDAVIVQFKELAVILEEFSHQVEHSVDITPDWEEEIKRAFRRNHIIIEKMLILEYENHQREAFLTMRTLNGRCVTVKEAAEILENAIEEGEWTVAPDGRNLVTKQADTIRFVEKGEYRVIYGVAKAVKSGEEVSGDNYTFGQVQPGQVIMSLSDGMGSGRVAEEESRQVIELTQRLLEAGFSTRAALKMVNTVLLLTGISQHPATLDLCCIDLKTGIMEAMKLGAAATYILSEKGVELLEAGEVPMGILNPVEPVLLSKKLWDDNRIIMVSDGVLDALPADEKELMLQEFIAGMPVKNPQDMADRILLFARSFSDKAADDMTVLTAGIWKRK, from the coding sequence GTGTTCAGACGTAAGGCGGCACATCATGATATGGCTGATGTGAATGTATATACGGCAAAAAGATTAAACGACATGGCCAGCTCCTTGGGAGAGCTTGCCAAAGCTTGTACAGATGACTTGTCAGCAGAACAGGGACTTACAAAGGAAGACGGCATTGCAGCCCTTGAAACGGCGGCGGCTATGGTATGCGCAGGCTGCAACAAATGCATTGTGTATTCCGGGAAAGAACAGGACAATCAATATTATCTGCAATATCTGGTTCGTGCATTTGAACAAAAAGGGAGTGTGGACTACGGGGATATGCCCCGTTTTTTTCTGGAAACCTGTAAAAGGAAGGATGACTACATGGTCCAGCTGAACCGGGGGCTTGGCAAAGCCACCATGAATCTGGCATGGAAGAACCGTTTTTTAGAAAGCCGCGACGCGGTTATCGTCCAATTTAAAGAACTGGCTGTGATTTTGGAGGAGTTTTCTCATCAGGTAGAACATTCTGTTGACATAACTCCGGATTGGGAGGAAGAAATTAAGCGGGCTTTCCGCCGCAACCATATTATCATTGAGAAGATGCTCATTTTAGAATACGAGAATCATCAGAGGGAAGCATTTCTGACTATGCGGACCTTGAACGGCCGGTGTGTGACGGTAAAGGAGGCTGCGGAGATCCTGGAAAATGCCATAGAGGAAGGGGAATGGACGGTTGCCCCTGACGGCAGGAACTTAGTGACCAAGCAGGCCGATACCATACGGTTTGTTGAAAAGGGAGAGTACCGGGTCATTTATGGTGTGGCCAAAGCAGTCAAAAGCGGAGAAGAGGTATCCGGAGACAATTATACCTTTGGACAAGTCCAGCCTGGACAGGTTATCATGAGCCTGTCAGACGGCATGGGAAGCGGCAGAGTGGCCGAAGAGGAGAGCAGGCAGGTCATTGAGCTGACTCAAAGGCTTCTAGAGGCCGGATTTTCCACCAGGGCAGCCCTTAAAATGGTCAATACGGTCCTGCTTCTCACCGGGATCTCCCAGCATCCGGCCACCCTGGATTTATGCTGTATTGATTTAAAAACCGGGATCATGGAGGCCATGAAGCTGGGAGCGGCAGCAACCTATATTCTCAGTGAAAAGGGAGTAGAGCTTTTGGAAGCAGGTGAAGTGCCCATGGGAATCCTAAATCCTGTGGAGCCGGTCCTCCTGTCTAAAAAGCTATGGGATGATAACCGGATCATAATGGTGAGCGACGGCGTGTTAGACGCTCTTCCGGCAGACGAAAAGGAACTGATGCTGCAGGAATTCATTGCAGGAATGCCGGTAAAAAATCCTCAGGATATGGCTGATCGGATTCTCCTGTTTGCAAGATCCTTCAGCGATAAGGCGGCGGATGATATGACAGTTCTCACTGCTGGAATATGGAAAAGAAAATAA
- a CDS encoding septum formation initiator family protein, translated as MDKMGKSRRKRKDRWGNRMTIIGITFVVFSLAVIVTIKGVTLKEKEREYELRLENLQAQVDKEEERSQKLEEYRVYVQTKQYIEEVAKQKLGLVNPDEILLKPSRRQ; from the coding sequence ATGGACAAAATGGGAAAATCAAGACGAAAGAGAAAAGATAGGTGGGGCAATCGAATGACGATTATCGGCATTACCTTTGTCGTATTCAGCCTTGCTGTGATTGTTACCATTAAGGGAGTCACGTTAAAAGAGAAGGAGCGGGAATATGAGCTCCGTCTGGAAAATCTTCAGGCCCAGGTGGACAAGGAAGAGGAACGGTCTCAAAAATTAGAGGAATACCGGGTTTATGTCCAAACCAAACAATATATTGAAGAAGTCGCAAAGCAGAAGCTGGGACTTGTAAATCCTGACGAGATATTACTGAAGCCGTCGCGCAGGCAGTAG
- the ftsH gene encoding ATP-dependent zinc metalloprotease FtsH has protein sequence MKQQQPFRGLGFLLLLVIMLFFASRLPQKSGIITNQELMQAIDNGTIVSATIRQNDPPPTGRIEMTMTDNSTKQANVSNVIEIQDRLDRNGITYTVDAVQKENLFLTITLPLILTAVVLVFLFMLMNARAGAGSANAKMMNFGRSRAHLAKDANKVNFSKVAGLEEEKEELEEVVDFLKNPQKYTSVGARIPKGILLVGPPGTGKTLLAKAVAGEAGVPFFSISGSDFVEMFVGVGASRVRDLFEEGKKHAPCIIFIDEIDAVARRRGTGMGGGHDEREQTLNQLLVEMDGFGINEGIIVMAATNRVDILDPAILRPGRFDRKVGVGRPDVKGREEILKVHSKEKPLGEDVDLKRIAQTTAGFTGADLENLMNEAAIYAAKHSKKFINQADVDRAFVKVGIGAEKKSKVITEKEKRITAYHEAGHAILFHLLPDEGPVHTISIIPTGVGAAGYTMPLPENDHMFNTRGKMLQDIMVDLGGRIAEELIFGDITTGASQDIKQATATARAMVTQYGMSDKVGMINYGNEGDEVFIGRDLAHAKSYGGQVANTIDNEVKRIIDECYEKAKDIILKHEEVLHACCKLLMEKEKIGQKEFENLFSAVAEG, from the coding sequence TTGAAACAACAGCAACCATTCAGAGGCTTGGGCTTTCTGCTCCTTCTGGTCATCATGCTTTTCTTTGCCAGTAGGCTGCCCCAAAAGAGCGGAATTATTACCAACCAGGAGCTGATGCAGGCAATTGATAATGGAACCATAGTCTCGGCAACCATCAGGCAGAACGACCCGCCCCCAACGGGAAGGATCGAGATGACCATGACTGACAACTCAACAAAACAGGCCAATGTGTCCAATGTCATTGAGATCCAGGATCGTCTGGATCGCAATGGAATTACCTATACAGTGGATGCGGTACAAAAGGAAAATTTATTCCTGACGATTACGCTTCCGTTAATCTTAACGGCGGTAGTTTTGGTTTTTCTGTTCATGTTGATGAATGCCAGGGCAGGGGCAGGAAGCGCTAATGCCAAAATGATGAATTTTGGAAGAAGCCGGGCTCATCTTGCAAAGGACGCCAACAAGGTGAACTTCAGCAAGGTAGCAGGACTTGAAGAAGAAAAGGAGGAGCTGGAAGAAGTCGTTGATTTCTTAAAGAATCCTCAGAAGTATACCAGTGTAGGGGCCCGGATCCCAAAGGGAATCCTCCTTGTAGGACCACCCGGAACAGGAAAAACCCTCCTTGCCAAGGCAGTGGCAGGAGAAGCCGGGGTACCGTTTTTCTCCATTTCCGGTTCCGATTTTGTGGAAATGTTTGTAGGTGTCGGCGCTTCCCGCGTGAGAGACCTGTTTGAAGAAGGGAAAAAGCATGCCCCCTGTATCATATTTATCGATGAGATCGATGCAGTAGCCCGCCGCAGAGGTACCGGTATGGGCGGCGGACATGACGAAAGAGAACAGACCTTAAACCAGCTTCTGGTGGAGATGGATGGCTTCGGGATTAATGAAGGGATCATCGTTATGGCGGCTACAAACCGTGTGGATATCCTGGACCCGGCAATTCTGCGTCCCGGACGCTTTGACCGGAAGGTAGGGGTCGGAAGGCCTGACGTAAAAGGAAGAGAAGAAATCTTAAAGGTTCATTCCAAGGAAAAACCTTTGGGAGAAGATGTGGATCTAAAGAGGATCGCCCAGACGACTGCGGGATTTACTGGTGCGGATCTGGAAAACCTCATGAATGAAGCCGCTATCTATGCGGCCAAACACAGCAAGAAATTTATCAACCAGGCTGACGTTGACAGAGCTTTTGTAAAGGTTGGAATCGGAGCCGAGAAAAAGAGCAAGGTAATAACCGAAAAGGAAAAGAGGATTACGGCTTACCACGAAGCAGGCCATGCGATTTTATTCCATCTGCTTCCTGATGAGGGACCGGTGCATACCATTTCCATCATTCCTACGGGAGTCGGTGCTGCCGGATATACCATGCCATTACCGGAAAATGATCATATGTTCAACACCAGGGGCAAGATGCTCCAGGATATCATGGTGGATTTAGGCGGAAGGATCGCAGAGGAGCTTATTTTCGGCGATATCACCACCGGAGCTTCCCAGGATATCAAGCAGGCAACCGCTACAGCCCGGGCCATGGTGACCCAGTACGGAATGTCTGATAAAGTGGGTATGATCAATTATGGCAATGAGGGCGATGAAGTCTTTATCGGCCGTGATCTGGCCCATGCAAAGAGCTACGGCGGCCAGGTGGCCAATACCATTGATAATGAAGTAAAACGGATTATTGATGAGTGCTATGAAAAGGCAAAGGATATTATCTTAAAACATGAAGAGGTACTCCACGCCTGCTGTAAGCTGCTCATGGAAAAAGAAAAGATTGGCCAGAAAGAATTTGAAAATTTGTTTTCTGCAGTAGCGGAGGGTTAA